In a genomic window of Sulfuriferula nivalis:
- the recJ gene encoding single-stranded-DNA-specific exonuclease RecJ has protein sequence MSAVQITQRSYQLSAQQNLINAGIHPVLARVYAARGVEQANQLETELTGLQHYQTLKNISAMAARLADAITNQQRIIVVADYDADGATACTVAVRGLGLLGLAVEFIVPNRFEYGYGLTPEIVALAAQQKPDIIVTVDNGIASIAGVAAAHDIGIEVLITDHHLPGDSLPDALIVNPNQPDCPFPSKNLAGVGVMFYVLLATRAELQARGAFDGKSVPNLAQLLDIVALGTVADVVKLDDNNRILVEQGLRRMRQGRACAGIRALFNAAARSINVANTGDLGFMIGPRLNAAGRLDDMSLGITCLLSNDEEEANRIAQQLHQMNILRRQIETDMQEQAQAHLANITTTDNYSLSLFDATWHQGVIGILASRLKDKFHRPVICFARGNDGEIKGSGRSIPALHLRDALDIVSKRNPDLILKFGGHAAAAGLSIREVDFATFNQQFEDVVTSLLSPADLARTIPSDGELSAQDLTIDFTKQINQQVWGQGFPAPSFTGTFQVTQQRLLKDKHLKFMLVNSGLRYDSILFNHTDLLPDTITAVYQPELNEYNGQTKLQLKLLHWQ, from the coding sequence GCTCATATCAGCTCAGTGCCCAACAAAATCTGATTAACGCCGGCATACACCCCGTACTGGCACGCGTTTATGCAGCACGTGGTGTAGAACAAGCGAATCAACTGGAAACTGAACTCACAGGCTTACAGCATTACCAGACCCTGAAAAATATCTCCGCCATGGCCGCCCGCCTGGCGGATGCCATCACTAATCAGCAGCGCATCATCGTCGTTGCTGATTATGATGCCGATGGTGCAACCGCGTGCACAGTTGCAGTACGTGGCTTAGGTTTATTAGGTCTGGCAGTAGAGTTTATTGTCCCCAACCGCTTTGAATATGGTTACGGCTTAACCCCCGAAATCGTTGCCCTTGCTGCCCAACAAAAACCTGACATTATCGTCACCGTTGATAATGGCATTGCCAGTATCGCGGGGGTAGCTGCCGCCCATGACATCGGCATAGAAGTCCTCATTACCGATCATCACCTGCCGGGTGACAGTCTGCCCGACGCACTCATCGTCAATCCTAATCAACCCGACTGCCCCTTTCCCAGCAAAAATCTGGCAGGGGTAGGCGTCATGTTTTATGTGCTGCTTGCGACTCGCGCTGAACTGCAGGCACGGGGAGCATTTGACGGAAAGTCAGTACCTAATCTGGCGCAATTGCTTGATATCGTCGCACTCGGCACCGTCGCCGACGTTGTAAAGCTCGATGACAATAACCGTATTCTGGTCGAACAGGGTCTGCGCCGCATGCGTCAGGGTCGCGCTTGTGCTGGCATACGCGCGCTGTTCAACGCCGCTGCACGCTCAATTAATGTTGCCAATACGGGTGACTTGGGTTTCATGATAGGACCGCGCCTGAATGCAGCAGGACGACTGGATGACATGTCACTGGGCATCACCTGTCTGCTCAGCAACGACGAAGAAGAAGCCAACCGCATCGCCCAACAACTGCATCAGATGAACATCCTGCGCCGCCAGATAGAAACCGATATGCAGGAGCAGGCACAAGCACATCTGGCTAACATCACCACCACAGACAATTACAGCCTGAGCCTGTTCGACGCCACCTGGCATCAGGGTGTCATCGGCATACTCGCCTCACGCCTGAAAGATAAATTTCACCGCCCCGTCATCTGTTTCGCCCGTGGTAATGACGGCGAAATAAAAGGGTCAGGCCGTTCCATCCCTGCATTGCATTTGCGTGACGCACTCGATATCGTTTCCAAACGCAACCCTGATTTAATTTTGAAGTTCGGTGGTCACGCTGCTGCTGCGGGGTTATCTATACGTGAAGTCGATTTTGCTACTTTTAACCAGCAATTTGAAGATGTCGTAACCAGCCTGCTCAGCCCCGCCGACCTCGCCCGTACCATCCCCAGCGACGGTGAACTGAGCGCACAAGATCTCACCATAGACTTCACCAAGCAAATCAACCAACAGGTATGGGGGCAAGGCTTCCCCGCCCCCAGTTTCACTGGCACTTTCCAGGTGACCCAACAACGCCTGCTCAAAGACAAACACCTGAAATTCATGCTCGTAAACTCAGGCCTACGTTACGATAGCATCCTCTTCAACCATACCGACCTGCTGCCTGATACCATCACCGCAGTCTATCAGCCCGAACTCAACGAATACAATGGCCAGACCAAACTGCAGTTAAAGTTACTACACTGGCAATAG
- a CDS encoding aldo/keto reductase: MEYRQLGNSDLMVSEITLGTMTFGEQNSPEDAAQQLDYAVSRGVNCIDVAEMYPVPPRANTQGRTEEYVGRWLQKQQRDKLIVATKITGAGRGMEWIRGGPRITAKQIHAAIDASLTRLKTDYIDLYQIHWPDRNVPMFGSSEFDPSAERVTTPIVEQLSVFADLIQAGKIRHVGLSNETPWGVSQFISAADDAGLPRVASIQNAYSLLNRTFEYGLAETCYREQVGLLAYSPLGFGTLSGKYLNDDGAGRMTLFSGFGQRYNKPAVTTAVAAYAELAKQLNLHPTLLALAFVRSRWFVTSTIIGATSMAQLKQNLDSLDVQLDEAMLQQIQAIHLRSPNPAP, encoded by the coding sequence ATGGAATACCGGCAGCTAGGTAATAGTGACTTAATGGTGTCTGAAATCACTTTAGGCACTATGACTTTTGGTGAACAGAACAGTCCTGAAGATGCTGCACAGCAACTGGATTATGCAGTAAGTCGCGGAGTTAACTGTATAGATGTCGCGGAAATGTACCCTGTACCACCACGGGCGAATACGCAGGGACGCACTGAAGAATATGTCGGCCGCTGGTTACAGAAACAGCAGCGCGACAAACTTATTGTCGCCACCAAAATTACAGGGGCTGGTCGTGGTATGGAATGGATACGCGGCGGACCGCGCATCACTGCTAAACAGATACATGCAGCCATAGATGCAAGCCTGACGCGCTTGAAAACAGACTATATCGATCTTTACCAGATCCATTGGCCTGATCGTAATGTACCCATGTTTGGCAGTAGCGAGTTTGACCCTAGTGCAGAACGGGTTACCACGCCCATTGTTGAACAGCTGAGCGTTTTCGCAGATTTAATTCAGGCGGGGAAAATTCGTCATGTCGGTCTGAGCAATGAAACGCCGTGGGGTGTATCACAATTTATCAGTGCTGCAGATGATGCAGGATTGCCGCGCGTGGCATCAATACAGAATGCATACAGCCTGCTTAATCGCACATTTGAATATGGGCTGGCAGAAACCTGTTATCGTGAACAAGTTGGATTACTGGCTTATAGCCCGCTCGGATTTGGCACGCTGAGTGGCAAATACCTTAATGACGACGGCGCTGGCCGCATGACACTATTCAGCGGCTTTGGCCAGCGTTATAACAAACCTGCAGTCACCACTGCCGTAGCTGCTTATGCTGAACTCGCCAAACAGCTTAATTTACATCCGACCTTGCTGGCACTGGCTTTTGTGCGCAGCCGTTGGTTTGTGACCAGCACCATCATCGGCGCCACCAGCATGGCGCAGTTAAAGCAGAATCTTGATAGCCTGGACGTACAACTGGATGAAGCCATGCTACAGCAGATTCAAGCCATACATTTGCGTTCGCCTAATCCGGCGCCTTGA
- a CDS encoding MBL fold metallo-hydrolase produces MIFRQLFEPVSSTYTYLLGCEVTGKAMLVDAVLPTWQRDMAVINTLGLTLAYTLDTHIHADHISAARKLKQETGSRIAHPALDNLSCADIGLAHKIPLNMGSITINPLHTPGHTDNHFAYAIDDRVLTGDALLIDGCGRTDFQNGDAPTLYHSIHNQLFTLEESTQVYPAHDYQGRHVSSIAQEKMRNPRLGSNKPLAEFVDIMDNLKLAYPKFIDYAVPGNRECGVCSPNVPEALQQYCDQIRDSQQG; encoded by the coding sequence ATGATATTCAGACAACTGTTTGAGCCCGTATCCAGTACCTATACCTATTTGCTAGGCTGCGAAGTAACAGGGAAAGCAATGCTGGTTGATGCTGTTCTACCTACTTGGCAACGCGATATGGCGGTTATCAATACGTTGGGATTGACCCTAGCTTACACTCTGGACACTCATATTCACGCCGACCACATCAGTGCAGCACGTAAGTTAAAACAGGAAACAGGCAGCCGCATCGCTCATCCAGCACTGGATAACCTAAGCTGTGCTGACATCGGTTTAGCGCACAAAATACCGTTGAATATGGGTAGCATAACCATTAATCCATTACATACACCGGGGCATACTGACAATCATTTTGCCTATGCGATTGATGATCGCGTGCTGACTGGCGACGCATTGCTGATAGATGGTTGCGGTCGGACTGATTTCCAGAATGGTGATGCACCCACTTTATATCACAGCATACACAATCAACTCTTTACCCTGGAAGAAAGCACGCAAGTGTATCCCGCGCACGATTATCAAGGGCGCCATGTATCCAGCATTGCTCAGGAAAAAATGCGAAATCCCCGACTAGGCAGCAACAAACCATTAGCCGAATTCGTCGACATTATGGACAACCTCAAGCTCGCCTATCCAAAATTCATAGATTACGCAGTGCCAGGCAATCGCGAATGCGGAGTATGCTCGCCGAATGTGCCTGAAGCGTTACAACAGTACTGCGATCAAATACGAGACAGCCAACAAGGCTAA